The following are encoded together in the Buteo buteo chromosome 24, bButBut1.hap1.1, whole genome shotgun sequence genome:
- the GEMIN5 gene encoding gem-associated protein 5 isoform X3 produces the protein MVIIIDISRKREVLHRLRGHDDEIHCLAWCPVPGEERLPAWQDELQVVPSEEGEVPNGELTQSTAMKKGCYLASGSKDQTIRIWSCTRGRSVMTLKLPPTKRRGGAVDPAVKERIWLTVHWPSGRSTEIVSSCFGGELLLWDLSQSGKRKWTLLGSSEGQNHSRIVFNLSSVKLQDKELLFSISMDRDVKCWDLSTLDCSWTMPSLGGFVYSLAFSPVDTGCLAIGVGDSMIRVWNTLSMNNIYDVKTFWQSIKSKVTALSWHPTKEGCLAFGTDDGKVGIFDTFSSSAKNKPPQISSTYHKKTVYTLAWGPPTPPLSSGGEGEQPSVTLYSCAGEGIVFQHNPWKLNGEANDINKVIRDTNSIKHKLPARTEISWKPDGKLLALGNEDGSIEIFQAPNLKLLCTIQQHHKLINAIRWHHEHGSQPELSYLIASGSINATIYVHNLKSIVESPSENPLTITEPFRTLAGHTAKITSLSWSPHHEGRLVSACYDGTAQVWDVMKEEPLCNYRGHQGRLLSVQWSPVDSDCVYTGADDFSVHKWHISKQEHTRPPQGKKSIELEKKRSMQPKVKTKKKKKPIEKSPAKQDLSDTMNGDESGKEMLLEENGVSDHEGEKAAQEAELPDKVSTTVSKDTFSSTYDYSSFSLPKPFVTQKATPVKKDLPKEKTTSDASLKKRKPRSILPFSTFMDHRSKDELHQDCLRLAACLKSTDNNEDVSPDLKDRIHLGLFTDRASLHKMIDVEGKQHLENGHPELFQQLMLWKGDMKGVLQAAAERGELTDQLVAISPMVGYQAWVWTVEAFAKQLCFQEQYVKAASHLLSIHKVYEAVELLKVNHFYREAIVIAKARLRPEDPVLRDLYTSWAALLEKDGHYSMAAKCYLGASSPYDAVKVLAKKGDVTSLKTAAELALISGEEELSATLSFRCAQDLLLSRNWVGTQAVLQQHKTLFGQRLVFCLNELLCKCLSERNPSDRKSPVPPCYHNWELNRETSFFDMVIEVWQNVLGMDSTEQATCAWEQLCSIEHPPSTSNTHPKQVLFHISHDLTLAALSYHTATWDEAVKSILGAVSRSYDAGNFTLMQEICSIILPEGCDNLRHKLDSTNSQSMDACRSLEGFVAYGLLYDLWWNPPKDSLVLQKAGLDPVLCPSEQTALEKSYVSGQSSSEETPDQTAVEMDENLSNTTEAHRCETENDSRTISVDLVDRQSKLRGCQVLLSEEIAALQNTQRDIAEVQQILADMIRQHQQQRNNLQENTNGSTQESNLQQSSETESDKPCSDSNQMNGKDEVKEPITLPELTKQLLKAKQKLAEFPDNLKVFPFPDVLECCLVLLHIGSQCPPELREQALDLLRKDGSANIYKKAGRRFLT, from the exons ATGGTGATTATAATTGAtatcagcaggaaaagagaagttCTTCATCGGCTAAGAGGCCATGATGATGAAATACATTGTCTGGCCTGGTGCCCTGTGCCTGGTGAAGAAAGGTTACCTGCGTGGCAAGATGAGCTCCAAG TAGTTCCTTCAGAGGAAGGCGAAGTTCCAAATGGGGAGCTGACACAGAGCACAGCCATGAAGAAAGGTTGTTACCTGGCTTCGGGAAGCAAAGATCAGACCATACGAATATGGAGCTGTACTAGAGGCAGAA GTGTAATGACTTTGAAGTTGCCACCCACGAAGAGAAGAGGTGGAGCTGTTGATCCTGCTGTTAAAGAGCGCATTTGGCTCACTGTTCACTGGCCTTCTGGTCGTTCCACAGAAATTGTATCCAGCTGTTTTGG AGGAGAACTGCTACTCTGGGATTTGAGCCAATCTGGAAAACGCAAGTGGACTCTTTTAGGATCTTCAGAAGGACAAAATCACTCCCGTATTGTGTTCAATCTGAGTTCTGTGAAGCTTCAAGACAAAGAgctccttttttccatttcaatggACAGAGAT GTGAAGTGCTGGGACCTATCAACTCTCGATTGTAGCTGGACCATGCCCTCACTTGGGGGATTTGTGTATAGTCTTGCCTTCTCCCCTGTGGACACAGGCTGCCTTGCCATCGGTGTTGGAGACAGCATGATCCGAGTGTGGAATACTTTGTCCATGAACAATATTTATGATGTTAAAACCTTCTGGCAAAGCATAAAGTCCAAGGTTACAGCA TTATCCTGGCATCCAACTAAGGAAGGCTGCTTGGCTTTTGGAACAGATGATGGAAAAGTTGGCATATTTGACACCTTCTCCAGCAG TGCTAAGAATAAGCCACCTCAGATCTCCAGTACTTACCACAAGAAGACTGTATACACATTAGCCTGGGGGCCTCCAACTCCTCCTCTGTCTTCTG GAGGAGAAGGTGAACAGCCCTCTGTAACTTTGTATAGTTGTGCTGGAGAAGGTATTGTTTTTCAACACAACCCCTGGAAGCTTAATGGAGAGGCAAATGACATCAACAAAGTCATCCGAGACACTAATTCAATCAAA CACAAACTGCCTGCGCGTACAGAGATCAGCTGGAAACCAGACGGCAAACTCTTGGCTCTTGGCAATGAAGATGG AtcaattgaaatatttcaggcacCAAACTTGAAGTTGCTCTGCACTATCCAGCAGCATCATAAACTGATTAATGCTATTCGTTGGCATCATGAGCATGGGAGCCAGCCAGAGCTGAGTTACTTGATAGCTTCAGGCTCAATCAATGCCACTATTTATGTGCATAACCTGAAGAGCATCGTAG agagcCCTTCAGAAAATCCTTTGACAATAACAGAGCCTTTTCGAACTCTGGCTGGGCACACAGCTAAAATCACAAGTCTGTCTTGGAGTCCCCACCATGAGGGAAGATTGGTATCTGCTTGCTATGATGGCACGGCACAG GTATGGGATGTTATGAAGGAAGAGCCACTCTGCAACTACCGAGGGCACCAGGGCAGGCTACTGAGTGTCCAGTGGTCACCAGTGGATTCAGATTGTGTTTATACAGGAGCAGATGATTTTTCTGTTCACAAATGGCACATCTCAAAGCAGGAGCATACACGGCCACCTCAGG GCAAAAAGAGTATagaattagagaaaaaaagaagtatgcaACCAaaagtcaaaaccaaaaagaagaaaaagcctaTAGAAAAGAGTCCAGCCAAGCAGGATCTAAGTGATACCATGAATGGAGATGAGAGCGGGAAGGAAATGTTGCTAGAGGAAAATGGAGTGTCGGaccatgaaggagaaaaagcagctcaGGAGGCAGAGTTGCCTGATAAAGTCTCCACAACTG TGTCCAAGGATACATTTTCATCTACATATGATTATTCTTCATTCAGCTTGCCAAAGCCTTTTGTGACCCAGAAAGCCACTCCTGTGAAAAAGGATCTGcctaaagagaaaacaa CTTCTGATGCTTCTCTGAAGAAGAGGAAGCCTCGTTCTATTCTACCCTTCAGCACTTTCATGGATCACAGATCAAAAGATGAATTGCATCAGGACTGCTTGAGGCTAGCTGCATGTCTGAAATCCACAG ATAATAATGAAGATGTGTCCCCTGACCTCAAGGATCGCATCCACTTGGGGCTGTTCACAGACAGGGCTTCTCTGCACAAGATGATTGATGTGGAAG GAAAACAACACTTGGAGAATGGGCATCCAGAGCTCTTTCAGCAGCTCATGTTGTGGAAAGGAGATATGAAGGGTGTCCTCCAGGCAGCCGCTGAGAGGGGAGAGCTAACAGACCAGCTAGTAGCAATCTCGCCCATGG TTGGATATCAGGCCTGGGTTTGGACTGTAGAAGCCTTTGCGAAGCAGCTGTGTTTTCAGGAGCAGTATGTGAAGGCTGCCTCCCATCTTCTGTCCATACATAAAGTGTATGAAGCTGTGGAGCTCCTGAAAGTGAACCATTTTTACAG GGAGGCAATTGTAATTGCTAAGGCCAGGTTGCGTCCAGAAGATCCAGTTCTGAGGGATCTCTACACCAGTTGGGCAGCTCTGTTAGAAAAAGACGGTCATTATTCCATGGCCGCCAAATG ttACTTGGGGGCTTCCTCACCTTATGATGCAGTTAAGGTGTTGGCAAAAAAGGGGGATGTGACATCCCTTAAAACTGCTGCTGAGCTTGCACTGATATCTGGAGAGGAGGAGTTGTCAGCAACTTTGTCTTTCAGATGTGCCCAAGACTTGCTGTTATCCAGGAACTGGGTGGGAACTCAGGCAGTCCTTCAGCAACATAAAACTTTATTT GGACAAAGACTTGTTTTCTGCCTTAATGAACTGCTTTGCAAGTGCCTTAGTGAAAGAAATCCCTCTGATCGAAAGAGCCCCGTGCCTCCCTGTTATCACAACTGGGAGCTGAACAGAGAGACCTCATTTTTTGACATGGTGATAGAAGTGTGGCAGAATGTATTGGGCATGGACAGCACTGAACAGGCCACATGTGCATGGGAGCAGCTGTGCAGTATTGAGCATCCTCCTTCTACCAGCAACACACACCCAAAGCAG GTGCTTTTCCATATCTCCCATGACCTGACCCTTGCAGCCCTGAGCTATCACACTGCTACCTGGGATGAGGCAGTGAAAAGTATTCTTGGAGCTGTGAGCCGCAGTTATGATGCTGGTAATTTCACTTTGATGCAAGAGATTTGCAGTATCATCCTTCCTGAAG gCTGTGATAACCTGAGACACAAACTGGACAGTACAAATTCTCAGAGCATGGATGCTTGCAGAAGTTTAGAAGGCTTTGTGGCTTATGGACTGCTGTATGACCTCTGGTGGAATCCACCCAAAGACTCCCTTGTCTTGCAAAAGGCTGGTTTGGATCCTGTGCTCTGTCCCAGTGAGCAGACAGCTCTTGAGAAGAGTTACGTTTCAGGTCAATCCTCCTCTGAAGAAACTCCTGATCAAACTGCAGTTGAGATGGATGAAAACCTCAGCAATACAACTGAAGCTCATAGGTGTGAGACAGAAAATGACTCAAGAACTATCTCAGTCGATTTGGTAGACAGACAGTCAAAACTGAGAGGCTGCCAAGTGCTTCTTTCAGAAGAGATTGCTGCTTTACAGAACACCCAGAGAGATATAGCTGAGGTCCAGCAGATTTTAGCAGATATGATCCGCCAGCAtcagcagcagaggaacaacctccaggaaaacacaaatggAAGCACCCAGGAAAGCAACCTGCAGCAGAGTTCAGAGACTGAATCAGACAAACCATGCTCTGACAGCAACCAGATGAATGG TAAAGATGAAGTAAAGGAACCAATTACACTCCCTGAGCTAACAAAGCAGCttctaaaagcaaagcagaaactaGCAGAATTTCCAGACAATTTAAAG GTCTTCCCGTTCCCTGACGTGCTGGAGTGCTGCCTTGTACTCCTTCACATTGGATCCCAGTGCCCTCCTGAACTACGTGAACAGGCACTGGATCTCCTTCGGAAAGACGGTAGTGctaatatttataaaaaggCTGGCAGGAGGTTCTTGACATGA